The segment ACTGCTGGAACTCGGCGGTTATAAAATCGAGTAAGCAGATAAATTCGCCGAATGACAGGTCTTTGACGCGCGAGGTCAGGACGCTAGTACGATTGAGCTGCGTAAGCTGAGTTAACGTAGCCAGAACGCTGCCGGTATTAGAGAGTGTCATGGGGAGGAGCATTTGCAAGCTGGGGTTTTAGCTGTTAGCTGTTATTAGTAAGCGATTCGCACTTTTTATGCATTAAATTTAATCAAAATATCCGTAAAAGCGTAAAATCGCGGTTAATTCCGAAGAAACTAGCTGACAGACGCAAATTTTTGCGCCTCTACAGAGAAAGAGTGGTTTTAAAGTTGGGTTTGTTTGGTGTCCACCTACTGAGTTAATGGTTATCGCTTACTTGGCTTACTTGTAAATTCAGCACCTACTAACTTAATTTAACCTCGGAGACCTGAAATCCTCATCCGTAGTGTTTAGGAATATGTATTAATTAGCAGCATTTTTGGGGTCAGTTGTCAGTTGTTTTCCTGAAACCCTGACTGCTGAACCCTAACAGATGATGATTGACTGTTAATGAATTGCTTAACGAATCGCTGATGCGTAGTAATCTTGCAGCTGGCGGGTGGCGGCAGCCCAACCCCAGCGTTCGGCTTCAAGGCGGGCATTTTGCCGTAGGGTTTCCCGTTCTTCTTGATGGGCAAGGAGGCGCTGGGTGGCAGCGATCGCTCCCTCTTCATCTTTTGGGTCAAATAAGTAACCGTTAACGCCATCGGTAACGATATCGGGAATCCCTCCGGAACGTGCGGCGACAACGGGACATCCGGCTGCCATCGCCTCCAACAGCACTAATCCTAAAGTTTCGGTGCGTGAGGGAAAAATAAAGGCGTCTGCTGAGGCAAAGGCTGAGGCGAGTTCAACGCCGGTCAGATAACCAACGAAATGGGTGGGCGTCCCGGCAAAGTGTTGTTGCAAGGCTTGTCGATGGGGGCCATCTCCCACTAGGGCAAGACGAGCGTTGGGAATGGCTGCTAAAACGGGCTTAATACGGTCAATTTCCTTTTCGGCACCCAGACGCCCTACGTAGAGTAATAAGGGGCTTTCCGGGTGTCCTTGGCTGAGATGCGATCGCATTTCTCGGCTTGACAAGTGGGGCTGGAATAATTCTGTATCTACTCCCCGCTGCCACAAATCCACTCGCTGGATGCCATGACTGGTGAGTTCCTGCACCATCGCCGTGGAAGTACAGAGATTCAGCTGCGCTTGATTATGGGCTGATTTGAGAAATTCCCACAGCACACCTTCTAACATTCCCAAGCCATAATGCTGGAGATACTGGGGTAAATGGGTATGATAAGACGCCAGCAAGGGAATCTGCATCGTTTTGGCATAATACACACCCGCTAGCCCCAAAATAGCTGGGTTGACAACATGAATAATATCGGGTTGAAACTTCTCCAGTTGATAACCAATGGATGGACGGGGAAAAGCCATTTTCAACTCTGGATACCAAGGCAACGGGAAGCCAGAAACTCCGTAAATCCTGGCTCCTTTATACTCCGTCAACCCACCATCAGGGGAAAAAATCAGCACTTCGTTGCCGCTGCGCTGTAAATGTTCAACGGTGTGGCGCAGGCGCGTCACAATGCCGTCAACCTTGGGCAAAAAGGTTTCGGTAAAAAGAGCAATTCGCATAATTCAGTGCTGAGGGATGAGAACTTAGGACTGAGTGATAGATTTAAGAGCGATCGCGGCTGAGGGCTAAGGACTCAATGAACGGTCAAGCTTGAGGAGTTATTAAAGTTTATCTGTCTTTTCAATGCAACAATTCAACCCAACAAATTGTTTGCTAGTTGCCACTCTCTCCTCTATCTCTGTTTCCAGTCAGTCCGTGCTTCGCACCGCTTCGCTAACAGTCCTCAGTCCTCAGTCCTGATTACTGACGGTGCCAAGAAACTTTGGGCATGATCTGATTTTTATCAACGCGGTGCTGGTACTTGACGGCAAAGTTGAGCAACGAGTCGAGTAGGGCGTCGGAGAGATAATGAGGTTGTAAGCCGAGATCGAGCAAATTGGTGTTTTTGGCGTTGAAGTAGTGTTCTTCTTTCTCGACTCTGGGGTTATCGAGGTTTTGGATGTCAACATTCAGCCCCAAGGAATTCCCGGCTTTCTTCACCATTGCGGCTAAGTCACCGATGCTAAATAGTTCGGTGAACTGGTTGAAGACGCGGAATTCGCCGGGTTGGGCAGGGTTCGCGATCGCGAGTTCCATACATCGCACTGTATCCCGAATATCCAAAAAGCCTCTCGTCTGACCACCTTTTCCGTACACGGTCAAAGGATGCCCAATTGCTGCTTGGATACAGAAGCGGTTGAGTGCCGTCCCAAAGACCCCATCGTAATCCAAGCGGTTAATTAACAGCTCATCCATGCCCGTCTCTTCTGTCAAGACGCCGTACACGACACCCTGATTCAAGTCGGTGGCGCGTAGCCCCCAAATCCGGCAAGCAAAGTGGATATTGTGGCTATCATGAACTTTGCTGAGGTGATACATTGATCCGGGCTGCTTCGGATAGGGCAAAGTATCCTTACGCCCGTTGTGTTCGATGGTGATGTAGCCTTCTTCAATATCAATGTTGGGCGTCCCATACTCGCCCATCGTTCCTAATTTGACGAGGTGACAGTCGGGGAAATCTTCTTTGATCGCATACAGCAGATTCAGCGTCCCCACCACGTTGTTCACCTGGGTGACGACGGCGTGTTCTCGGTCAATCATCGAGAAGGGTGCCGAACGCTGTTCGCCAAAGTGGACGATTGTCTCTGGTTCAAACTGGTGCAGCGCTGACTGGAGGAACTCGTAGTTAGTGATATCCCCAATAAATAGGTCGATGGATTTGCCGGTGAGATCCTTCCAGCGCTGGAGGCGTTGTTGAATGGGTGCAATAGGGGTTAGGGTATCTGCGCCTAGTTGCATATCCCAGTGACGCCGCACCAGGCTATCTAGAATGCCGACTTCGTATCCTCGACTGGAAAGATAAAGCGCGGTTGCCCAACCGCAGTAGCCATCACCGCCAATAACCAAGACTTTCATACGGGTTCAATTAATCTTGCTTGCCAACACTCGGTAAATTTACCAGGTAATGGTACCTTCTAGACCATCGAAGTGAATTCCTTCTTAGCGATCGCCGGTACACCCCATCGAGCTTGTAGTCGTTTGATTCTTTCTCGTATTTCTTCCCTCCTTCGTCATCACTCTTTGGGAGGAAAGCGTTGTTTTCCTGGTGGCGGCAGTCCAGCAATCAGAGTGCAAGTGTGTCTAAGACCTCCAGATTAAAAGTTGAAGGTTCCTTGTTGATAGGAACCTTCAACCTTTAGCTTTCAACCCTTTAAACTTTCACTTCATCGGCAAAACTTCCCCAACGGACGAATTGGAAAGGACCCCCGACCGATCCCCAAATATGCTCATCGGTTTCGGGATCGCGTCCCCGATCGAGGCTGATAAACTTGTTTTCGTCAATTTCAAAGGTGCTGTCGAGATAGGTGTTTTGACCTTTGCGAACCACCATACAACCTTTACCGGGTTCGACGTAACCTTTGAAGCTGTGACCTGTCCATTCGACGATCATGTTACAGCCTGGTAATTTTTCCAGTTGGTCTGCTTTGAGGTTGTGCAGGCGCTTGGGGTCGCGGGAGGCACCATAAAATTGTTCTTCATTCTTAACTGTGTAGTTTTCAATTTCGATGCGATCGCCTGAGGTAATTAACTTTAAAACCCGCAGCCGGTATGGGTCATTAATCATATAGTCATACGCTTGTTCTACCAGGAAACTCACGCCAGACAAGAGTTCCAGCGGTAGAGGACGCATGCAGACGCGGATATGGGCAAAGATGGGAGGATTTTCAAATGCTTGTGCCTGGTTGCTGAAATCTGCTGCCATCCAGCGAGCTAAGGTAGCAATATCAGTAGAATGCGTCATTGTTTATTAAAATGCCGTTGTTGAGAAATGATCCCCCTTATTTTAAGATGCGCGATCGCTCCTTCTGAAGTTTCTTGACAACGATAGAACCCACTAGAACGAATGCAGTTGTCCTTGACGGGGTTTTCTGTCGGAGATGCTTTAGGGGAAACGTTTTTGGGGGCTGAAGTAAAGCTGTAAGGGCGAGTCCAATAGCGTCAGGTTCCCCCACAATGGCGCTAAGCTGACGATACCCCACTTACAGATACAAAAAGATTTTCCAGCGTCCCTCTCCGGGAACGGAGAGGGGCTGGGGGTGAGGTTTTTCTTGTGGCATTCAAATAGATTTAAGCTGAAGAGAAAAATCCCCGTCTTCTTATTTTTTTTGGGGTTCCTCTATCTGGGCTGGGCACACTGCTTGATAGAAATCTCCGATGATACTTCCCGATTGAATTTTGGCTTCTAGCAGTTTGTCATTTTTACCTACATCGATATCCCCGACAATTCGACCGCTTTGGTCAAAACGAATTGACCGACGCCATCGGAATACACCTTTTTTACACTCTATTGCATGATAATTGTCCACCCCAATCGCACCATCTGCTTCCGGAGCTTGAAACAGATTCCGTCGCCAGAATTCTACAAGATTTCCCTGACGAACAATCCGCGCATCGTCGATATAGATAGGGTTGTTGTCAAGGGTTTTGCTTACGGGTACCCAAGCTGCGATCGCTCTTGAGGTAGCAATCATTGTCATCAAGCTTATCCCGGATACTATAGCGAGACGCGAATGTTGAAAAGTAAGCAACTTAGTCATGGGATTGCCAAAATTATCGAGATTCATTGAAGGGTGAGAAATGTGAGTGTTAACTGTTTTTAACGCCTGCTTTTGAGTCGGAACAATAGGAACTGAGTCGTCTGTTTATCTTGGAAATTATCGTCACTGACTAGAAGTAAACTTTGACTGCCATCCGGCAAGCGGGGGCCAAAAGTCATGCCTTCCAAATTGCCCAACGGAATGCCTATTTCATCCAAATCTAACAGCAACTTTTTCTTCACTGGCTCAATGCCAGTAAGCTCACCTTTAAGGCTGGGAATACTAGAAATATCCGTTGCCCCACCCATTGCTGCCTGATAAATCCGAACCCTGTAACCTAACAAACTCAAGGAACGTTCCAAGGTGAGGAAGTGCCCCCCTGCATCTAAAGATAAAAACTCCGGCAAGCCATCTTTGAGTGCCCCACTCGGAGGCGGTTCCATTTCGTATAAATGTTCGGCAATCAGCAGCGGTGGGCCATCACTGAGCAAATAGTGCAAGATCCGACATTTTGCTCCCAGCTTTGAACTAATTGCTTCGCTATCCTGCATCAATGATGACTCAGTGGCAGTAAATAGACGAAACGGTTCCCCGGCTGCTGGGAGAGTGCCGACGGGATTGAGAGTGAGGGCTTCAAACCCCAGGTTATTCTGGATGCCACGAGTCTGTGTTGTATTGCCGCTGACATCGGGAAGATAGCGTTCCGGGATCGGTAAGTTCTGCCGCAGACGTCCAGTTTTTAAGTCAAACTCCCCGATAAAGGGGGGAATACCATCGCGGGCAACCCCTTCGCTAGAGATAAATACGGATTGTTGAGGAGACACGGCAATCCCTTCCGTATCCACCGTACTCTTGGGATAGGTGTTGCCATCTTCCTTGGTTAGAAAAGTGACGTCCTCAACTTCTACTTTCTGGATGCCGATTTTGCCATCGCTAGCGTCATCGATAACCATGTTGAGGGTATAGAACCGGGCTGGGGCAAACTTACTGCGGTCATCTGATATTGCGTAGAAACGGTTCTGCTTCCGGTCGTAGGTCAGCCCCGATAAGCCGGAAACAGGTGTATCTTTAAATTTCGTCTTAGGCAGCTGGTATTCCCCCAAAAAGTCGAGGGATAGATCCAGAAAAACTCGATCTTGAGTCATTCCTGGCTGGACTCCGCAGGAAGTGACAAAAGTCAATAAGGCGATCGCTATCCCCAGCACCCAAGATCGCGGTCTAAATTGCCCACCGTTCACCAGCTTTCTCCTAAACTTCACAACAAGCGCGGAAACTATCGCTTTACTGTAGCAGTCAGTTGGGTGAGAAACGCTACAACTTCTGATATTAACCAGGTCTGCTTGTATAGTTTGTTATTAACAATTTAAACCGCTTGCGCCAAAAATATTATGCAAAATTTGTTTACTCGTCTGTGGTTGCAGCAACGTCGCTCAAGTGCTTTAGGGCTGGGAATGGCTGCCGTTTTATTCCTACTGTGTTCCGGTTCTGCCGGATGGGCAGCAACTGCGGCGGATAATAAACCCAAACCCAACCCCTTAGAGATAACGACGCCCGATCCACTGCTGCCGCAGCCTCAAGTAGATCGTCCCCTGACTCCTGAAGAAATCAGCAAACTTAGGCAGGCTCTCAATGAATTAAATGCCCAGGCAGCTGCTCAGCTTAAAGCCGGTAATGCACCCGCAGCGTTTGAACTTTGGTATCGGGAATTGCGACTGCGGCGATCGCTTGGGACGGTGGAAGAGGTAGAAGCGCTAGGACGAGTGGGAGCGATCGCTTGGGAAAATAATCAAAAACTTGATTTGCAAATTATCACCAAGCGTCTGCAAGCAATTCAGGATCGGGCTTTTGGTAGGACACCAGAGCCAAAAGGCAAAACGCCGCGCCAGCAAACAAACCAGAATGGAGGCAAAACCGAAGAAATTGCTTTGTCTTCTCCAGTCTCGGCAGTGGACATAAAACTGTTGCAAGCTTTGGGTCAAGCTTACCAGCAGATACGGCTGCCAGCCCCCGCCCTAGAAGATTATCAGCTGTTGCTGGCTGATGCGAGGCAGCGTCAGGATAAAGCCACAGAAGAGGCAATCCTGAAAATCATTGCCCAACTGCACCTGAACTGGTTTGATTATCCCAAGGCGGCGGCAACTTATGAGGAATTGCTGAGTTTTGCCACTCAACAGGGCGATACTGTCAACCAAGTGGTTTATCTGCAACAGCTGACTTACATTTACGACAAGGCGAAGCAACCGGAAAATTCTCTAAAAGTGAAGCAACGGTTAGCAGAAAGTTACCTTGCCAATAATGAGTTAGCTCAAATACCAGCGTTGAAGATTGCGATCGCTAGCGATTACGAAGCTCTCAAACAACCAGACGAAGCGAGTAAAAACTACCAAGAAGCCTATAACATAGCGTGGTCTTTACAGCAGTTTGCTTCTGCCAGCGAAGCTTTGAAAAAACTAGGAGATCTCTACCGAACTTATAAACAACCTGAATATGCTTTGCAGGTTTATCAAACTCTTTTGCAGGTAGAGCGGCAGTCCTACGACTACTATAACTTGATGAAAACCTACGACCAAATCGGTCAGATTTATCTAGAACGCGGAGACTTAGCGCCAGCAAAAGCAGCGTTTGAACAAGGGTTGGAATTAGCAAGGTCGTTAAAGTATCAGGAAACTTACTTTGCCAATCAGCTAGCGCGAGTGACTCAGCAAAGTTCGCAGTAAATATCGGGTTGGAGAAGGCTTATCTCTTGTTATCGATAGGATGCCAGCATTTCCAATCCCAACTCAAAAATGGTCTGGCTGGTCATTCTGCTTTTAAAGGCGGTTGTCTCAGCAAGATAGAAAGCTTTATATTCCTTCAGAGAGAGTTAAAGACACAGGAAGTTTCCCACCGAAGATTGATTCAGTTTTTTTTGGTGATTGATATATTTATAAACATAAAGGTAGTGCGGTTCTAAGCAAAGACGTTAAATATTAGAACTGCTATAAAAATTAGCTCCCTTCCTGAGATAGTCTTTGTCCCTTGGTTATAGACTCCGGTAATTTGGTGTTTGCACTTAGAGCCAAGTAGAAATGCTTGGTTCGTTTTTTTTATGGAATCACCAAATAGGTACATCTGACTTTTGTAAACAAAGCAAAAGTGAGTTTAGTCACGGTTCTAGAAATTGAGAAATAAGACTGCCAAGGCTAAGGTGACTTTCTATTAACCGGGAAAATTTCTGGGTATTTTAATGGTTTCTATTCAGTTGTCTTTCATCAGCTAGATAGTAAATCTACAAGGGTTTTAGCTAGATATTCATACTGCGCCGGAGTGTTATACAGTTGAGCTGAAATCCGAATCAGCTGTTTGGGAGGTGCAGGCCAATAAATCACCGGCACCTGAATCTCAAAGCGATCGTACAACGCATCTTGTAGCGGGGGCGTTATTTGCATCTCTCCTGGGCTGTCTGGAATTTCATCCGGCAATGGCACAGCTGCCATCGAACCAATCATCTCATCAGGACACGGTGGCGACACCTTTAGCGTTTCGCACAGTAGCTGCCGTGCTGTTAATGCCATTGCTCGGTTACGCGCCATCAATTCGCGCCATCCACCCGGTAACAGCGAACCCAGAAACCGGATAGCTTCAGCAACACACAGATAAGCGCTGGGATCGTCGGTGCCCATCCAGTCAAATTCTAGATGAAAGCGCGATCGCTCTTTTCGGGGCGAGTTGGCACCGTGACTAATCGTTAGCGGACGAATTGCCGATTGCTTGTCGCGCCGCACATATAAAAATGCGGCTCCTTTAGGCGAACACAACCATTTATGACAGTTGCCAGTGTAATAAGTCGCCCCGATTTCCCGTAGATTCAGCGGCAGCATCCCTGGCGCATGGGCACCGTCTATCAGTGTATCCACGCCACGCTCTGCCAGTTGGCGAGCGAGCTGCTGGATAGGAAAAATTAGCCCTGTCTGACTAGTTACATGATCTAGCAGCGCTAGCTTTGTTCTGGGTGAAACCTGTTCCATCACGGCTTCGATGACTTGTTTTGGCGATGTGATGGGGAAAGGCACTGTCGCCACAACTATCCGCGCCCCAGTCCGACCGGCAATGAAATTGAGCGCATTGCGGCAGGCATTGTATTCCTGATCTGTCGTCAGTAATTCGTCGTCTTGGGAGAAATAAAGCGGGGAGGTGCTAGAATCGCCTCCCCCAAGCGATCGCAATATCGCATTCACTCCAGTTGTTGCATTCGGGACAAATACCAACTCTTCTGGATCGGCACCCA is part of the Coleofasciculus sp. FACHB-1120 genome and harbors:
- a CDS encoding glycosyltransferase family 1 protein; protein product: MRIALFTETFLPKVDGIVTRLRHTVEHLQRSGNEVLIFSPDGGLTEYKGARIYGVSGFPLPWYPELKMAFPRPSIGYQLEKFQPDIIHVVNPAILGLAGVYYAKTMQIPLLASYHTHLPQYLQHYGLGMLEGVLWEFLKSAHNQAQLNLCTSTAMVQELTSHGIQRVDLWQRGVDTELFQPHLSSREMRSHLSQGHPESPLLLYVGRLGAEKEIDRIKPVLAAIPNARLALVGDGPHRQALQQHFAGTPTHFVGYLTGVELASAFASADAFIFPSRTETLGLVLLEAMAAGCPVVAARSGGIPDIVTDGVNGYLFDPKDEEGAIAATQRLLAHQEERETLRQNARLEAERWGWAAATRQLQDYYASAIR
- a CDS encoding NAD-dependent epimerase/dehydratase family protein; amino-acid sequence: MKVLVIGGDGYCGWATALYLSSRGYEVGILDSLVRRHWDMQLGADTLTPIAPIQQRLQRWKDLTGKSIDLFIGDITNYEFLQSALHQFEPETIVHFGEQRSAPFSMIDREHAVVTQVNNVVGTLNLLYAIKEDFPDCHLVKLGTMGEYGTPNIDIEEGYITIEHNGRKDTLPYPKQPGSMYHLSKVHDSHNIHFACRIWGLRATDLNQGVVYGVLTEETGMDELLINRLDYDGVFGTALNRFCIQAAIGHPLTVYGKGGQTRGFLDIRDTVRCMELAIANPAQPGEFRVFNQFTELFSIGDLAAMVKKAGNSLGLNVDIQNLDNPRVEKEEHYFNAKNTNLLDLGLQPHYLSDALLDSLLNFAVKYQHRVDKNQIMPKVSWHRQ
- a CDS encoding chromophore lyase CpcT/CpeT; translation: MTHSTDIATLARWMAADFSNQAQAFENPPIFAHIRVCMRPLPLELLSGVSFLVEQAYDYMINDPYRLRVLKLITSGDRIEIENYTVKNEEQFYGASRDPKRLHNLKADQLEKLPGCNMIVEWTGHSFKGYVEPGKGCMVVRKGQNTYLDSTFEIDENKFISLDRGRDPETDEHIWGSVGGPFQFVRWGSFADEVKV
- a CDS encoding surface-adhesin E family protein; the encoded protein is MTMIATSRAIAAWVPVSKTLDNNPIYIDDARIVRQGNLVEFWRRNLFQAPEADGAIGVDNYHAIECKKGVFRWRRSIRFDQSGRIVGDIDVGKNDKLLEAKIQSGSIIGDFYQAVCPAQIEEPQKK
- a CDS encoding esterase-like activity of phytase family protein, which codes for MNGGQFRPRSWVLGIAIALLTFVTSCGVQPGMTQDRVFLDLSLDFLGEYQLPKTKFKDTPVSGLSGLTYDRKQNRFYAISDDRSKFAPARFYTLNMVIDDASDGKIGIQKVEVEDVTFLTKEDGNTYPKSTVDTEGIAVSPQQSVFISSEGVARDGIPPFIGEFDLKTGRLRQNLPIPERYLPDVSGNTTQTRGIQNNLGFEALTLNPVGTLPAAGEPFRLFTATESSLMQDSEAISSKLGAKCRILHYLLSDGPPLLIAEHLYEMEPPPSGALKDGLPEFLSLDAGGHFLTLERSLSLLGYRVRIYQAAMGGATDISSIPSLKGELTGIEPVKKKLLLDLDEIGIPLGNLEGMTFGPRLPDGSQSLLLVSDDNFQDKQTTQFLLFRLKSRR
- a CDS encoding tetratricopeptide repeat protein, with the translated sequence MQNLFTRLWLQQRRSSALGLGMAAVLFLLCSGSAGWAATAADNKPKPNPLEITTPDPLLPQPQVDRPLTPEEISKLRQALNELNAQAAAQLKAGNAPAAFELWYRELRLRRSLGTVEEVEALGRVGAIAWENNQKLDLQIITKRLQAIQDRAFGRTPEPKGKTPRQQTNQNGGKTEEIALSSPVSAVDIKLLQALGQAYQQIRLPAPALEDYQLLLADARQRQDKATEEAILKIIAQLHLNWFDYPKAAATYEELLSFATQQGDTVNQVVYLQQLTYIYDKAKQPENSLKVKQRLAESYLANNELAQIPALKIAIASDYEALKQPDEASKNYQEAYNIAWSLQQFASASEALKKLGDLYRTYKQPEYALQVYQTLLQVERQSYDYYNLMKTYDQIGQIYLERGDLAPAKAAFEQGLELARSLKYQETYFANQLARVTQQSSQ
- a CDS encoding aminotransferase class V-fold PLP-dependent enzyme codes for the protein MKEKISDFILRPSEFQKLWSLDPAVTFLNHGSFGACPLPVLEAQQRYRAQLEREPLRFFVREFEPLLDAARDELAQFVGADPEELVFVPNATTGVNAILRSLGGGDSSTSPLYFSQDDELLTTDQEYNACRNALNFIAGRTGARIVVATVPFPITSPKQVIEAVMEQVSPRTKLALLDHVTSQTGLIFPIQQLARQLAERGVDTLIDGAHAPGMLPLNLREIGATYYTGNCHKWLCSPKGAAFLYVRRDKQSAIRPLTISHGANSPRKERSRFHLEFDWMGTDDPSAYLCVAEAIRFLGSLLPGGWRELMARNRAMALTARQLLCETLKVSPPCPDEMIGSMAAVPLPDEIPDSPGEMQITPPLQDALYDRFEIQVPVIYWPAPPKQLIRISAQLYNTPAQYEYLAKTLVDLLSS